Part of the Quercus lobata isolate SW786 chromosome 6, ValleyOak3.0 Primary Assembly, whole genome shotgun sequence genome, GGAGAATATAATGAAGCGTTTGTGGAGcagttcaaaatttttcataaagaACTCAAAGATTTCTTCAATGCTGGAAGGTTTGATATGAAGTTAAAAGTTCACATTAAATTATATACACCTCCCATTGCCCGAAAGCTTTCATGACACATTTACAACAGTTTTGAATATTAGTTCTGCATCCCCAGACCAAAACTCACCTAACCTAATTTACTTATAATATATGAACAGTTTACTTTGGTATGATTATATGACTTGTCCCAACTtccaagttcaaaatttttgagcTGGAGAGTACTCCAATATAAAGTTTGTGCTTTGAATGTAATTGCAACATTCTAAATTGGTTGGTTAGTCATCAATTTATGACTGAGCTTTTTGCAGCCTCGCCGAACAACTAGAATCAATCAGTGAATCAATGGATGAGCGTGGCCTTCCTGCTCTGACGTTGTTTTTGGAGTGCAAAAAGGTGGATCTTCATTTTTAGATCTTCTTAATTTTCATCTGTTGAGGTCATGTATTTTTATAGCCAGAAACTGAGATGTGAATCTGAACATACAAGGTGTTGCTACATAACTACATCTTGATTGTAAACTCAATAGCTGATGCAGCCAAGGATAAGAGTCAAGTTGCTATATGTAGAACgattttcagttttgtcaaCTTAGAAATCTTCATTTGTAGCACCAACGTGTGAAGTGCAATTGAAGCACAGCTTATATTGTTTTGAATGTCTAGTCATAAGTATTCTAGGtataaataagattttaatttggatttttggatctttttATGCATTCATGCTTGCTCTGTTACTTATGTTTTTGAGAAGTCTCTCCAGAAACATTCTAGCAGGGGAGACAAGACCAAGGGAAGATGATCTTTCTGCTTATATATGTAACTATAGCAATCTGATTTACTATTCTACAAAGTCATCAGTTCTGaaccacaaaaaagaaaaaagaaaaaacaggaaaaaaaaagaaagagtaaaaagaaGAAATCATGAGCAATGGTCATCAAAGCAAGCACAAAGTTGTGCTTTCCACTTTTTCTACTTAATAGTACTTGTCTGATCTCCCCCACCCCCTCCCAAAAACAACTCCTACCTTTATTTTTGAGCTGATTTTATATCAATATATCCATTTTGTTAAGGGTTAATTAGTTATAGTTTTTTGGCATCTGATCTTAAGTGgcaaattttattcatttatttattttttttcagaatttggatGCTGTTGAAGCAAGTAGTTCTTCAGAAAACATTGCCATTGATCTGTTATTCAAAACCATGCAATCTTTGAATGCTCTCAGAGAAATAATTGTAAAGAGTCTTGAAAGCGGTCTTAGAAATGATGCCCCTGATGCTGCGATAGCTATGCGTCAAAAGGTGAGGTGGTGAgatcatttttctttgttgcaGCATTTAGCTATGTTGAAATTTTactgttctctctctttctcttgggAGGACAGTGGCGACTGTGTGAGATCGGGTTAGAGGACTATTCATTTGTTCTTTTAAGCAGGTATGTAGAATTCTGGGATTTCTTGTTATGGAGGACATAAgcacatttttttaatgtttataatGGCATGTTATTCATTCCAATAAATCTGAAACACTATTCCTTTGAACCATTTGGCATGTTGGAAACTTGTCAAGATAGTATCTGTCAACATGTGTTGGACATCTTTTAAGATTATTACAATAGAgtttgtatttatttacttcAAGAGTATGCTGAATGATGGTTacctttctatttttatatttttatttttaaatgactGAAAATTGCTTTTAAAATATACGATCAGACAGACCCTTACTGTAAAATTTTGGAAACTGTTTAAAAATACCGTTTGTCATTTTTAGTTTCATCAATGTTGTTCTTTGATTGTTtcatattaatttgaaatttaaatacaGTTAAAATATATTTGGTCAGAATATGAGACATATAAACACAGATACATGTGCGTCAAGTGTTTAAGCTGGCAAAGGAATGCCATGACTGGAGTAGTAATTAAAACCCATGTACTATATCACTATAAATTGTCACAAAAAATTGTTAATCAATACTTCCTGGATTAAAAGCCTTGCTGACACTCATTGATTTGAATAGATTCCTCAATGTGCTTGAAACTGTGGGAGGGGCTCATTGGCTGGCAAAGAGTGTGGAAGCTGGGAATATAAACTCTTGGAATGATCCTCTTGGTGCACTTGTTGTTGGCATTCATCAGTTAGGGTTATCTGGTTGGAAGCCAGAGGAATCTGCTGCCATTGAAAATGAACTTCTTGcctggagagagagaggtctCTCTGAAAGGGAAGGTGCCATCATCTTCATTTTGCTTTAGTTCTTTATTGTATGATTAATATAATACAATATTTAGGCTTGCATCAAAATTCATAACCTGGGTCtcttctcccccccccccccaaaaaaaaatgaataataaaggAAGTGAAGATGGCAAGATGATCTGGGCATTAAGGCTTAAAGCTACTCTTGATAGAGCCAGGAGGCTAACTGAAGAATATTCTGAAACGCTTCTTCAAATATTCCCTCAAAAAGTCCAggtaagaaaggaaaaagaaaagaatttgcttttcttttagGTTGAAAATATCTATATATTGTATTATTAAAGATTCAAAACCTGCATATGGGTCTTCTTGGATGATTACTttgtaaaatactatttttcttGTGTGTTAGAATTATGAACTGCAGAGGTAattctttttaatgttttgtgaTGCTAAATTACCacaatttgagaaaaaaaaaatggcaaaaccATCTCAGTTAAGTGATGCTAAACTTCAAAATGAAGTGACCTGAAGTTCATAACATTATCTCATGGCACTTGCAGATGCTAGGAAAAGCTTTTGGAATCCCTGAGAACAGTGTAAGGACATATGCTGAAGCTGAGATTCGTGCTGGGTATGACaactttgttttaaatattttggaaaaaaattctatttatcTGTAGGCTAATACGGTTTGCAGATTTATCTAATGTTAGTTTTCTAGACCTTATGATTAATGAATTGATTATCTAACTAGTATTCTTCTCTAACTTCTACTGGCAATGTCATCTGTAGTGTAATTTTTCAGGTTTCAAAACTATGTACCCTTCTTTTAAAAGCTGTTAGAAGCACAGTTGGTTCTCAAGGTTGGGATGTTCTTGTTCCAGGAGCTGCTCTGGGAACATTAGTTCAGGTAACCTCAATTTCCTTGATTGAAATAGCATCAAATACTAGGTTGTCCAGGCCTCCCCTAAAccacccccccccaaaaaaaaaaaataaataaataaataaagtaaagaaagaaatttcAAGGTTGATGTTCAAATTGCCTCTGATTTGGTTGATTTTTGTTCTAACTTGCAACTTGTAAAACTTTTTGAGGTCTGTACCCTTCATTTAAAAGCTGTTAGACTGTTAGAAACACACTTGGTTCTCAGAGTTGGGATGTTCTTGTTCTGGGAACATTAGTTTGCAGTAAATTGCATCTTTGCCCTATATAGGCTATAAAGCAATTGAATAGGCCTTTAAAGAAATTTCTGTCTGCTAAAgtcaaaatgaaatagagaataGGCCTTTAAAGAAATTTCTGTCTgctaaaatcaaaatgaaatagagaatatTGTAGAGAAGGTGGaagcaaagaaagagagaacaagAACACAAGGGAATTACGTGGTTTGGCCCCttggcctacatccacgggACGAGCACAAAGGGCTACGTTTTCTCATATAGATTTCTTGATAGTACATTACAATGGAATCCATATTTATGATGGAGATTACACATAAAAGTCAAtgataatttaaatttgaattggaTATTGATTGTCTCAATTCCATGATTTTCTCTAGCAATAATATGATGGAGATTACACATAAAAGTCAATGATAATCACTTATCCATTTCCCCCCTCATGCATGGGCCCTGATTTCCCCTTAATAATTGAGGCCTAACATGTGAGAATTATAACTTTCTAAATGGGAGATAGAGTGGAGATCTAATTCGAATTCAGGATTACTTACTTTGATACCATGTAAACCAGAGATTTGGCTTAGGGTAAAAAACTTATTAACCCTAATACTATCTGTTATTTATACTACCCTCATAACACATCTTAAGTGATCATCTTTTTATTAATAGGGACCACCCTTgtctttaataaaatttcctcATTGAATACTAACTTTCCCTGTATTTCTCCTTATCTATCTTAACATTTTCATTTCATCTATACTCATTTTATAAACATGTTTCTTAATAGCCCAACATTTTGTACCATGAAGTATAACTAGTCTTATAACAGTCTTATAGAATTATACCTATTACTTAATAGGTATTCTACATTTAAACAATATTTCTGATAGGCTTTTCCACTTTATCCACCCAGTTCTTACCCTTTGATTCTCATCCTTTTCAATCTCTCCATCCttatgaattattgatccaaAAGATCAAAAGCACTCACTCTTTGGTATCTATGGACCATCAAGTCTTACAACCCCTTtatctttatttctatttttatttaatttatattccaTTTACTTTGCTTTAGTTCTACTTAGCTGAAAACCTTAGATTCTAAAGtatctcttcaaatttctaACTTGACACTAGCTCAACATCAAGTTTCATCTACTAAAACTATATCATTTGGGAATGGGATACGCCAAGGGACTTTCACTTGAATCGATCTAGTGAGCTCATCCATGACTAGTGTAAAGAGATACGGATTTAATGTTGATCCTCGATGCAAGCCTATAGTGATAGAAAACTCACTTGTGATGCCTCTACTTGGTCTCAACCTTTTGTCCGAAGATAGcttcaaaataaaacccacatcTTAAGAAGAAAATCTGgtttggatctacccaaaataTTAAGGTCTAATCAACAAATAGTAGATGAGTAACCACCAATGAATCAGTGTCAACATTTCTCATGATGGAACCCCAATGCCCCCTTCCCCTTTGTTAACATTTTAGTAAGTGCTtccataacaataacaaaaataacagGAGAAAGGATCCCCTGCCATAAACCCTTCAAACTCACAAATAAACCAGATAGACTTATGTCtaactaaaattgaaaagtgAATTGtagataaacaaaaagaaatccatCTCCATTCTTCCCAAATCGGACCGCTCTAcatgtataatataaaatatatttacaaaaatatatccACCTCCATTCTTCCAAAATCGGACCGCTCTACATGTATAATATAAACTCTGAATGTACATGGTCAGAAGCTTTCTCCAAATCCAATTTGCTTGAATCATGGccattttatttcaaattatttgcTTCACACAAACTGATGAAGCTATTATttcttgttatatatatatgtgtgtgtgcatgtcTGGTGCTATAAACTCTCTTAAGATGCTTAAGTCAGCTTGTTGCCTGTCATTCTGCTCTGTACCCTGGCCAATAGTTCATGACACTGTTACCCATTAACACTGGAATACTTGACTTCAGGTTGAAAGCATTGTACCTGGTTCATTACCATCTTCAGTTGAAGGACCTGTTATTCTTGTTGTCAACAAAGCTGATGGAGATGAGGAGGTTTAAAAATGCTATATCTCACTAacacttattttttgtatatcaTCACATCATAATACATAGCATCAAGGGTGTAGACATTTAAACTTACAGTTGAATATCTACCAGGTAACGGCTGCTGGGAGCAACATAGTAGGAGTTATACTTCTGCAAGAGCTTCCTCACTTATCTCATCTTGGTGTTAGGGCCCGACAAGCAAGTCTCTTCTCACTAAGCATGTCATATTTCTTACAAGATGTTGAATGAAAAtatgttgataaatttttttttattggtaattatAGGAGAAGGTTGTCTTCGTGACATGTGAAGATGATGAGAAAGTTGctgatataaaaaaatttactggAAAATCTGTGAGGTTATTTGTCTggaatctttcttttttatctaaaattattatttttgttgaattaatctataagtttttgaaattccaTTGTTATTGATGAGCTGCATCATGTGATTTCATgattgtactttttctttttgtttctgcATTTGTGGAATTTTACAGGTTAGAAGCATCCTCAACTGGTGTTAACCTATTTCCATCTACACCAAATAATAGCACTAGCGATTTTGCTGGGAAAGCTCTAGCAGGTAATGGTTCACCCAGGGTTGAATCCCCAGTACCTCATGAGCCTTCCTGGTCTGCTGTCAAGGCCCCTGACTCCAATCAGGTGTgatattgtttatttattattctggATTCCTCAACTCAAAATGTCAGATGCTTTGATGAAGTGATAATAGCTGTATCTTTATCCAGGGTTCTTTTACTGGAGGAGTTTTACTGCTTGCTGATGCAGATGCACAGAATTCAGGTGCAAAGGCAGCCGCTTGTGGTCGCTTAGCTTCTTTATCAGCTGTTTCTGAGAAAGGTAACATATGTGGTGTCAGGATTgcatcttttctctttttctccctaGAAGAAAATCCTTAACAACATGAGTGTCTTATGAAAATTTATCCTTCCTAATGGCCATAATATAAACATTATAGTTGTCTCCttgttttcaaactatttacTTAATTTGTCTCCTTTTTGAACTATTTATTGATTGGTTTATGGTGATGCtagttttgtaaaattttgttgagGTACTTCTGGATTGCAAGCTTATCTTAGTTAACAGGAAATCAAATGATGGGTCCGGCTCACCTCCCATTTAAAAGCCGCCCATTCTCTCCCATTTTAATACTGATGAACATGTGGCAAATACACAATCCAAGGGTAAAAACAAATCCATGTCAAATACATTTATTTCTTCTAATTTcgttctttctttctctctacaACAAAACTTACCCCGCttatttgcatctctctctctctcccccaaAATCACTGTCATCACCTGATCAAAGGTGCCAAGATCAGAGCTTTCCGGAGAAGAAGGGGTCAATGCTCTTATTAATCAATGATAGAGAGAATAATTAATAATACCCACTGTCAATGTTACCACAGAATTGGTCATAACATTAACATCTAATtgaaaaaacaattcaaaagatttcacaaaatcaaaaaattccACAACCtgaaaagcaataaaaaatacaGTTTGATCAgattaaagaaattataaaaataataataagaaaaaaaaaaaaaaaaaaaagcacaaagaaacccaaaatGGACAAGATGTGAGTCTGTGCTTGGGCAATTTATATCATTCATGGCATGTTGGACAAGGACCTGAGTGTTGTGCAGTCCAAGAGAAGGTGGAGTTAAGGACAACAATGACTACATACCTACCTCCCTCGCACAGTATAGCTTGCTTGGTTTCCCATAAAGCCTCAAGGATCTTTCACTCTTTTTAATTTCCTAACCCAGTGTCCCGTTTTGCCCCTTCTTCTCTGGCAAGCTTTGATTTCGATGCCTCTGAAGCTTAGGCAGCGGTGGTAATGGGGAAGGAGAGAGAGGCTAAGAAGAGGAGAAAGGCTTGTTGGGAAGTGCAGAAAGAGACAAATTAGGAGAGAATTTTATTTGGCATGCCTTCTTTGTAACCTTTAGATTGTGTATTTGCCATGTGTTGTTCATCAGTattaaaatgagagagaatGGGAGACTTTTAAATGGGAGGGAAGCCAGATCCTTAAATGATATGTTCATGTGGATTTGCAGAACCATCATGTATGTATAATCCCTTGATAGCTACATTCAATGCGGAAAACATGATATTCAGttgtaattatttatacataatGTTTAGAATATCATGTACTCTTGGAAAGTAGTCATGGCCTCAAAGTTGCATTTTAAAACATGATATACTTTGTCTGTTTTTCCCCAAAACTTGATCTAATGTTGATGGCTTAACTTCTGTTCATCATGCTTATTGAATTGTGGAGAATAATGCCATTACCTGTACTTCCTATTAACCCATGATATCAGAACCATTGCATGGGCACATTATATAATATGTGAAATTTCCATGGGGAATTTAGTCGTACATGGACATCATATAtccagagagaaaaaaaaattcatttcaatctCTTCTTGTTGCGTGCACATCATAGATGGGGGAGGAAGTGACACTAAGCCATATGACCATTAGCAATAGAAACTTCAATGTTATTTCAAAGAATATGCAAAAAGAAATGCTCCTATATCAATAtcattagtaattttttatttttttggctgaattccTATACCATTAGTTGTGCTCAAAGTTTTGTGTATTGATTTATAATTACCTCTAAATGTAATGTAGACCACACTAGAACCATGACCTTACTTGATCATGATCTGTTTTATATACCACATTAGAACCACTAAGATTTTAATAGGTGCCCATCCATAATGTCTGGATCTTGCACCTTGACAGCTTGCTACCACAACATTATTTGAAGCCAATGTTATGGACACTACCTTGACTGGTTTGCTAAATAGAGTTACATGAAaccttaaaaatataatttcaacaaGCGGCATTAGAGCATAGCTAGAGAAAAAATTGCTGGGGCACACTATTCCATAAAATGGAGGACTAGTTATTGATTCtcattaatagaaaattttggttAATTTCTTGTCTCTAATGTTTTGCTAAGCTTctcatggatttctttttttaaaaacagtATACAGTGATCAAGGGGTGCTGGCTTCATTTCATGTCCCAGCAGGGGCAGTGATACCGTTTGGGTCAATGGAATTGGCATTAGAGCAAAGCAAATCTGTTGAAACATTCAGGTCTCTCCTAGAACAGATTGAAACAGCTAAACTGGAAGGTGGTGAACTTGACAAACTCTGCTGGAAATTACAGGAACTGATCTCATCCCTAAAACCCCCAAAAGACATCATTGATAGCATAGGGAGAATATTTCCAGGCAATGTGCGCTTAATTGTTCGTTCAAGTGCCAATGTTGAGGACTTGGCTGGAATGTCAGCTGCTGGACTTTATGACTCAATTCCCAATGTTTGTCCTTCAAATCCAACAGTTTTTGGAAATGCTGTTAGCCGAGTATGGGCTTCGTTATACACTCGGAGAGCAGTTCTAAGCCGAAGAACTGCTGGTGTGCCTCAGAATGAAACTACTATGGCAGTTCTGGTGCAAGAAATGCTTTCACCAGACCTATCCTTTGTACTCCACACACTTAGCCCAACAGACCATGATCATAGTTCTGTTGAGGCTGAGATTGCTTCAGGCCTTGGTGAAACTCTGGCCTCAGGTACCCGTGGAACACCCTGGCGTCTATCCTCTGGGAAGTTTGATGGCCTGGTGCGAACGCTGGCATTTGCGAATTTCAGTGAGGAGCTTCTCATACTGGGTGCAGGTCCTGCTGATGGGGAAGTTAGCCATTTGACTGTAGACTACAGCAAAAAGCCATTGACGGTTGATCCAATTTACCGTAGGCAGCTTGGTCAGCGCCTTTGTGCAGTCGGGTTTTTCCTTGAACAGAAGTTTGGCTGTCCGCAGGATGTGGAAGGATGTGTTGTTGGCAAAGATATCTACATTGTCCAGACACGGCCACAACCTCAGTAAAAGCGTCTTTTTTCCAGACTCAGTGCTCGCTTTTAAAGTGGCACTTTGAGATCAGGCACTATTGATCTTTGCCAATGTAAATGATAGCTGCGGTTTGGAACACTTATCCATATATGTGCACTAGAACACAGTTGTATTTGCGATCTTGAGCAACTCAGTGGAAGTGTGGATTTTGTATGCTTGGTGCTGATAACTCAGATGTGTACGAGTTCCGAAGATGTAAACACACAGCTTTTTTGCTTAAAAAGTCTAAAAGAGATAAGAGTGGGAATATCTGTTGTTGCATGGAAACACATAAATGCCTTCTTTTCAGTTCATTTTTCATTGAAATGATTGGCAAAATAACTTCCACAACCACAAATAATGTTTTTGGACGTGACAGTGTTTCACAATACTAATGTTTCATTTTCTCCCCCCCAAAATTCATGATAGCGGAGGTGTTACGAGTTTCTCTTTGGGAATCTGCATATTCAAAATTGGGCACTCCGCACTAGCTTTTGTTCTTTTAGCTCACAACCGGGGCACTCAAAAATACACACAAgattctcgaaaaaaaaaaaatacacatacaAGAAGAACAccacaaaaacttaaaacataggaaaaataataaattataatttttgtccttgaaattTTGTGTAACTATGATTTTTAttcctcaaatttaaaaattttttataggttAGATCtccaaaatttccaaaaccGGAAAATTCAGTCCCTCCATCTACATTTTTGTTTACATAACATGATCAACGCGATCTGAAGTTCCCATTTTTTAAGGGCCAAATCGAACAAACCACATGTCTATTAACCACAGGTCTAATAAGGTGAGTCCTTATCCTATACATTcgttttttatattaaaaatctcATGTGAAAGATAAAAATATTGGGAAATTGCAGTGAATCTCTTTAAATATAGGGGCATTTAGTTTGCTTGATGTTACATCAAAGTGTAATGTTACATTATTATAATCTTTTATTCATGTAATCACATTACCTTAATGTGACATTAAGGTGTTTGGTTCATTAAATTACATTTCAATCATAACCCAAGAATATAACATTCATGTAATTGATTCATaaacattcttaaaaaaaaaatatatatatatatatatatatatatgagatgggttcaagttacacctggtgtaacttcacaagagttacacattttatGAACCATTGATTACTATTAGATCTAAGGGTCAAAAAACATTCATAGTAATGTCATTATTACTCCCTAGAAATTAGTGATTTAGGCATTAACTcttattattaaagaaaaaataaatcacaacaTTAACTGATAGAGAAAGGCTGAGAGGAGAGAAAGGCTATGGCTCACCAGACTTCGTTGTCCAATTGCTCCGGTCTTTCTCGCTGACGATATTGCTGTCCTTGGCCGCGATTTGTGGTTTTTTAATAGCAACTAATATATGTAGTGTACACACAAAAACCATACCTACGAAAGCCTAATAAATGGAAATTGTAATTCTAATGATTTGATCTATGTATAACCAATTGGAAAACACTAAAGTAACTGAACAGTAAACACGATCAATTAAAGGGATGAATGGATCAAATCTAAGtgaaaacaaacaacaaaaattatataaatatacaaaGAGATTTTGTTTACTTGTTAGTATGATTGGTGATCTTTTACAAGAGATAGAGAGGGGTTCAA contains:
- the LOC115993597 gene encoding phosphoglucan, water dikinase, chloroplastic, whose product is MDSLRVPLHFFSSSSSRSDLPRKQFHSHFHFLSNFSFCTSPISLPLNMDVSKRSSPIIVCGVSSTQTAREEEKKKNKKKMKSKPGHGKVRLNVRLDHQVKFGEHVVILGSAKELGSWKKNVVLNWTENGWVCQLELQGGESVEFKFVIVGKGKSVVWESGDNRVVKLPKGGSFGMVCKWNETGEAVELLPLSFGENEEQEGEDFGDNGSAITTAASPLEVKASPFVGQWQGKSASFMQSNEHRNRESDRRWDTSGLEGLALKLVEGDRSARNWRKKLEVVCELLVESLQTDDRLEALIYSAIYLKWINIGQIPCFEDGGHHRPNRHAEISRLIFRELERVSCGKNISPQEVLVIRKIHPCLPSFKAEFTASVPLTRIRDIAHRNDIPHDLKQEIKHTIQNKLHRNAGPEDLVATEAMLARITQNPGEYNEAFVEQFKIFHKELKDFFNAGSLAEQLESISESMDERGLPALTLFLECKKNLDAVEASSSSENIAIDLLFKTMQSLNALREIIVKSLESGLRNDAPDAAIAMRQKWRLCEIGLEDYSFVLLSRFLNVLETVGGAHWLAKSVEAGNINSWNDPLGALVVGIHQLGLSGWKPEESAAIENELLAWRERGLSEREGSEDGKMIWALRLKATLDRARRLTEEYSETLLQIFPQKVQMLGKAFGIPENSVRTYAEAEIRAGVIFQVSKLCTLLLKAVRSTVGSQGWDVLVPGAALGTLVQVESIVPGSLPSSVEGPVILVVNKADGDEEVTAAGSNIVGVILLQELPHLSHLGVRARQEKVVFVTCEDDEKVADIKKFTGKSVRLEASSTGVNLFPSTPNNSTSDFAGKALAGNGSPRVESPVPHEPSWSAVKAPDSNQGSFTGGVLLLADADAQNSGAKAAACGRLASLSAVSEKVYSDQGVLASFHVPAGAVIPFGSMELALEQSKSVETFRSLLEQIETAKLEGGELDKLCWKLQELISSLKPPKDIIDSIGRIFPGNVRLIVRSSANVEDLAGMSAAGLYDSIPNVCPSNPTVFGNAVSRVWASLYTRRAVLSRRTAGVPQNETTMAVLVQEMLSPDLSFVLHTLSPTDHDHSSVEAEIASGLGETLASGTRGTPWRLSSGKFDGLVRTLAFANFSEELLILGAGPADGEVSHLTVDYSKKPLTVDPIYRRQLGQRLCAVGFFLEQKFGCPQDVEGCVVGKDIYIVQTRPQPQ